One genomic region from Anticarsia gemmatalis isolate Benzon Research Colony breed Stoneville strain chromosome 7, ilAntGemm2 primary, whole genome shotgun sequence encodes:
- the Alg-2 gene encoding apoptosis-linked gene-2: MGGSSSKEEVIIAQTASGGSNGASVSQQMSQVHTTLLFIAVCFGVVVVGLGAYFYNRATAVGSSRRSIGEKLPAQYKPEEDASQSQEVITVMAFQSPMPSREFLWDVFRRVDKDRSGYISADELQQALSNGTWNPFNPETVRLMIGMFDKQNRGVISFEDFGALWKYVTDWQNCFRSFDSDNSGNIDKQELKNALTAFGYRLSDEVVNIMVQKFDRYGRGTILFDDFIQCCITLYTLTSAFRQYDTDQDGVITIHYEQFLKMVFGLKVKV; the protein is encoded by the exons ATGGGAGGATCATCTTCAAAGGAAGAGGTGATCATCGCCCAAACGGCTTCTGGAGGATCAAACGGAGCGTCTGTGAGCCAGCAAATGTCACAGGTGCACACGACGTTGTTATTTATCGCCGTCTGTTTCGGAGTCGTCGTGGTAGGCCTGGGGGCGTACTTTTACAATAGAGCCACAGCAGTTGGATCCAGCAGGAGATCAATCGGAGAGAAGTTGCCCGCGCAGTACAAGCCTGAAGAAGATGCCAGTCAAAGCCAAGAAGTGATTA cagTAATGGCCTTCCAATCGCCCATGCCTAGCAGGGAGTTCTTATGGGATGTGTTTCGAAG GGTTGACAAAGACCGCAGCGGTTACATTTCAGCAGATGAGTTACAGCAAGCTCTGTCTAATGGTACATGGAATCCTTTTAATCCTGAAACTGTCCGTCTTATGATag gAATGTTTGACAAGCAAAATAGAGGTGTAATATCATTTGAAGATTTTGGAGCATTATGGAAGTATGTGACAGACTGGCAAAACTGTTTCCGATCCTTTGACAGTGATAACTCTGGAAACATTGACAAACAAGAACTGAAAAATGCCCTAACAGCTTTCGGGTACCGGCTATCAGATGAAGTTGTCAATATTATGGTCCAAAAGTTTGACAGATATGGGCGTGGAACCATATTATTTGATGACTTTATTCAGTGTTGCATTACTCTATAT ACTCTGACATCTGCATTCCGTCAGTACGACACAGACCAAGATGGTGTTATTACTATACATTATGAACAATTTCTCAAGATGGTTTTTGGATTGAAGGTAAAAGTATAA